One Dietzia sp. JS16-p6b genomic window carries:
- a CDS encoding aldehyde dehydrogenase has translation MTSSLDRDAFLIGTEWRSPATDGVIEVVSPHTEEIVARVPEGSVADIDAAVAAAREAFDSGPWPRMSPQERIDVVARLSALYAAKLDDMATLISTEMGSPISFSTLAQAPAPWMQIEAFVGIAREFPWEETRPGVLGGEVLVRHEPVGVVAAIPPWNVPQFTVLSKLIPALLTGCTIVIKPAPETPLDTYLLGELLIEAGVPEGVVSIVAGGREVGEHLVRHPAVDKVAFTGSTAAGRKIGAICGEQLKRCSLELGGKSAAIVLDDADLTSVVEGIKFLGVMNSGQACVAQTRILVSRERHDEVAGALAEGIGSMVVGDPMDPDTQIGPMVAQRQQERVSSYIEIGQQEGAKLLTGGTGRPDGLDSGWYVRPTVFAGVDNSMRIAQEEIFGPVLSVIAYDDVDDAVRIANDSDYGLAGTVWTADREAGLGVARRVRTGTYGVNTYTMDFSAPFGGFKASGVGREFGPEGLAQYTEVKSVYLDAPAVDG, from the coding sequence ATGACATCCTCCCTCGACCGCGACGCGTTCCTGATCGGTACCGAGTGGCGCTCACCCGCGACCGACGGCGTCATCGAGGTGGTCAGCCCCCACACCGAGGAGATCGTCGCCCGCGTCCCGGAGGGCTCGGTCGCCGACATCGACGCCGCCGTGGCCGCGGCGCGGGAGGCGTTCGACTCCGGCCCGTGGCCGCGGATGAGCCCCCAGGAGCGGATCGACGTGGTCGCCCGTCTCTCGGCTCTCTACGCCGCGAAGCTGGACGACATGGCGACCCTGATCTCCACCGAGATGGGGTCACCGATCTCGTTCAGTACGCTCGCCCAGGCTCCTGCGCCCTGGATGCAGATCGAGGCGTTCGTCGGCATCGCCCGGGAGTTCCCGTGGGAGGAGACCCGGCCGGGCGTGCTCGGGGGCGAGGTGCTGGTCCGCCACGAGCCGGTGGGCGTGGTCGCGGCGATCCCGCCGTGGAACGTCCCCCAGTTCACCGTGTTGTCCAAGCTGATCCCGGCGCTGCTCACCGGCTGCACGATCGTGATCAAGCCCGCCCCCGAGACCCCGCTCGACACCTACCTGCTGGGCGAGTTGCTCATCGAGGCCGGGGTGCCGGAGGGCGTGGTGAGCATCGTCGCGGGCGGCCGCGAGGTGGGCGAGCACCTGGTCCGCCACCCCGCGGTCGACAAGGTGGCCTTCACGGGGTCCACCGCGGCGGGCCGGAAGATCGGGGCGATCTGTGGCGAGCAGCTCAAGCGCTGTTCGCTCGAGCTCGGAGGCAAGTCCGCGGCGATCGTGCTGGACGATGCCGACCTCACGAGCGTCGTCGAGGGAATCAAGTTCCTGGGCGTGATGAACTCGGGTCAGGCCTGCGTGGCGCAGACCAGGATCCTGGTGAGCCGCGAGCGGCACGACGAGGTCGCCGGCGCACTCGCGGAGGGGATCGGGTCGATGGTCGTCGGCGATCCGATGGACCCCGACACCCAGATCGGCCCGATGGTGGCGCAGCGGCAGCAGGAACGGGTGTCGTCGTACATCGAGATCGGGCAGCAGGAGGGGGCGAAGCTGCTCACCGGTGGCACCGGCCGCCCGGACGGCCTCGACTCGGGGTGGTACGTCCGACCGACCGTGTTCGCGGGGGTCGACAACTCCATGCGGATCGCCCAGGAGGAGATCTTCGGTCCGGTTCTGTCCGTGATCGCCTACGACGACGTGGACGACGCCGTCCGGATCGCCAACGACTCCGACTACGGTCTGGCGGGAACCGTGTGGACCGCGGACCGGGAGGCGGGGCTGGGCGTCGCGCGTCGGGTCCGCACCGGAACCTACGGGGTCAACACGTACACGATGGACTTCTCGGCCCCGTTCGGCGGCTTCAAGGCATCGGGGGTCGGCCGCGAGTTCGGCCCCGAGGGCCTGGCGCAGTACACCGAGGTCAAGTCCGTCTACCTCGACGCGCCCGCGGTCGACGGCTGA
- a CDS encoding enoyl-CoA hydratase/isomerase family protein, translating into MGENTTPLEVRDADRVRTLTLARPEALNAFDEALYDALTIALHEASNDPTVAVVLLTGQGRAFSAGTDLAEMAQRITDPDFVPGEHGFLGLIDALTGFDKPLVLAINGLGLGIGMTVIGFADLVFMSEDARLKCPFTSLGVAPEAASSYLLPRLVGRQNAAWVLLSSEWISAAEAHEMGLVWRLCAPDDLLGVATEHATRLARLPISSLRAVKRTMVEPLARQIAEARERENQCFADLMGGPANSEALAAFAEGRPADFTGLPDGA; encoded by the coding sequence GTGGGAGAGAACACGACGCCGCTCGAGGTGCGCGACGCCGACCGCGTCCGCACGTTGACGCTCGCGCGACCGGAGGCGCTCAACGCGTTCGACGAGGCCCTGTACGACGCGCTCACCATCGCGTTGCACGAGGCCTCGAACGATCCCACCGTGGCGGTCGTGCTGCTCACCGGGCAGGGGCGGGCGTTCAGTGCCGGGACCGACCTGGCCGAGATGGCCCAGCGGATCACCGATCCCGACTTCGTCCCCGGCGAGCACGGGTTTCTCGGGTTGATCGACGCCCTGACCGGGTTCGACAAGCCCCTCGTCCTGGCGATCAACGGCCTCGGCCTCGGGATCGGCATGACCGTCATCGGGTTCGCCGACCTGGTATTCATGTCCGAGGACGCCCGTCTCAAGTGCCCGTTCACCAGCCTCGGGGTGGCGCCCGAGGCCGCCTCGAGCTACCTGCTGCCCCGGCTCGTCGGGCGGCAGAACGCGGCGTGGGTGTTGCTGTCCTCGGAGTGGATCAGCGCCGCCGAGGCGCACGAGATGGGCCTGGTGTGGCGGCTGTGCGCCCCCGACGACCTGCTGGGGGTGGCCACCGAGCACGCAACACGGTTGGCGAGGCTGCCCATCTCGAGTCTGCGGGCGGTCAAGCGGACCATGGTCGAGCCGCTGGCCCGCCAGATCGCCGAGGCGCGCGAACGCGAGAACCAGTGCTTCGCCGACCTCATGGGCGGCCCCGCGAACTCCGAGGCCCTGGCCGCGTTCGCCGAGGGCCGGCCCGCGGACTTCACCGGGCTGCCGGACGGGGCCTGA
- a CDS encoding NAD(P)-binding domain-containing protein, which translates to MPEVDVVVIGAGQAGLSAGYHLRRRRFVPADRATAGDRTFVMVDGEDRPGGAWRHRWESLTMATVNGIFGLPGAPVPEVDPGAPSRVVLPAYFADYEERFSLGVRRPVRVRQVRRAPDEQGGPGRGRLVVATSGVPGERAGGDGARGHDDEVWHARYVINATGTWTRPFWPYYPGRESFRGRQLHVRDYVRAEEFAGQRVVIVGSGISATQLLEEISRGADTLWVTRREIEWATGPPPENFSAAISAVAERTATGLPPESVIRVTGMYRTPWIDRAEARGALVRHPMFTRIEPDGVRMPDGRLEPADAILWATGFRPAVAHLAPLGLRTPAGGIRVADGRALDEPRLFLIGYGPSQSTVGANRAGRDAVRAIVSEL; encoded by the coding sequence ATGCCAGAGGTCGACGTGGTGGTGATCGGCGCCGGTCAGGCGGGCCTGTCCGCCGGATATCACCTGCGACGCCGGAGGTTCGTCCCCGCCGACCGGGCCACCGCCGGCGACCGGACCTTCGTGATGGTCGACGGCGAGGACCGCCCCGGCGGGGCGTGGCGGCACCGCTGGGAGTCGCTGACCATGGCCACCGTCAACGGGATCTTCGGGCTGCCCGGCGCGCCGGTGCCCGAGGTGGATCCCGGAGCGCCCAGCCGGGTGGTCCTGCCCGCCTACTTCGCCGACTACGAGGAGCGCTTCTCCCTCGGGGTCCGGCGGCCCGTGCGCGTGAGGCAGGTGCGCCGCGCCCCGGACGAGCAGGGCGGCCCGGGGCGCGGCCGCCTCGTCGTCGCCACCTCCGGGGTTCCGGGGGAGAGGGCTGGCGGGGACGGTGCGCGGGGCCACGACGACGAGGTGTGGCACGCGCGCTACGTCATCAACGCCACGGGGACGTGGACGCGGCCCTTCTGGCCGTACTACCCCGGGCGGGAGAGCTTCCGCGGGCGCCAGCTCCACGTCCGTGACTACGTCCGCGCGGAGGAGTTCGCCGGTCAGCGCGTGGTGATCGTGGGCTCGGGGATCTCGGCCACCCAACTGCTCGAGGAGATCTCGCGCGGGGCCGACACCCTGTGGGTGACCCGGCGGGAGATCGAGTGGGCCACGGGCCCGCCTCCGGAGAACTTCTCGGCCGCCATCTCGGCGGTCGCCGAGCGCACGGCCACGGGGTTGCCGCCCGAGAGCGTGATCCGGGTGACCGGCATGTACCGCACCCCGTGGATCGATCGGGCGGAGGCCCGCGGGGCGCTGGTGCGGCACCCGATGTTCACCCGGATCGAGCCCGACGGGGTGCGGATGCCGGACGGCCGGCTGGAGCCCGCCGACGCGATCCTCTGGGCCACGGGGTTCCGGCCCGCGGTCGCCCACCTCGCGCCACTCGGCCTCCGGACCCCGGCCGGGGGGATCCGTGTGGCCGACGGCCGGGCCCTCGACGAGCCGCGGCTGTTCCTCATCGGCTACGGCCCGTCCCAGTCGACCGTGGGGGCCAACCGGGCGGGCCGTGACGCCGTCCGCGCGATCGTGTCCGAACTCTGA
- a CDS encoding acyl-CoA dehydrogenase family protein, translating to MFETAPYRSPWMTDDLDALRAHTRAFLDKETAPNLERWAAEGAVDRGFWNKAGDAGLLCISIPEEYGGGGGTFAHETVIAEEQTRALDDGWGNSVHSTIVAHYLLQYGTEEQKTRLLPKLATGEMVGAIAMTEPGAGSDLQALRTTAVRDGDDLVVNGAKTFISNGMHCDLLIIVARTGGEGAQGLSLLLAETTDLPGFDRGRKLDKIGLKYQDTMELFFDDMRIPAANILGGEAGEGQGFIQLMQQLPQERLIIAVTAVAAAETAVRLAVDYAKEREAFGKPILKFQNLRFELAECKTEALAARTLLDHCISLHLEGKLDPATASMAKYFCTDKQCEIIDRCLQVFGGYGFMTEYPIARMYASARVQKIYGGTNEIMKELISRTL from the coding sequence GTGTTCGAGACCGCCCCCTACCGCTCCCCGTGGATGACCGACGACCTGGACGCGCTACGCGCCCACACTCGTGCGTTCCTGGACAAGGAGACCGCGCCGAACCTCGAGCGGTGGGCCGCCGAGGGCGCGGTGGACCGAGGATTCTGGAACAAGGCCGGCGACGCGGGCCTGCTGTGCATATCCATCCCCGAGGAGTACGGAGGGGGCGGCGGCACGTTCGCCCACGAGACCGTGATCGCCGAGGAGCAGACCCGGGCGCTCGACGACGGTTGGGGCAACTCCGTGCACAGCACGATCGTCGCCCACTACCTGCTCCAGTACGGCACCGAGGAGCAGAAGACCCGCCTGTTGCCGAAGCTGGCGACCGGCGAGATGGTGGGGGCGATCGCCATGACCGAGCCCGGAGCGGGTTCGGATCTGCAGGCGCTGCGCACCACGGCGGTGCGGGACGGCGACGACCTGGTGGTCAACGGCGCCAAGACGTTCATCTCCAACGGCATGCACTGCGACCTGCTCATCATCGTCGCCCGCACCGGTGGCGAGGGTGCCCAGGGGCTGTCGCTCCTGCTGGCCGAGACCACCGACCTCCCGGGGTTCGACCGCGGGCGCAAGCTCGACAAGATCGGCCTGAAGTACCAGGACACGATGGAGCTGTTCTTCGACGACATGCGGATCCCCGCCGCCAACATCCTCGGCGGCGAGGCGGGCGAGGGCCAGGGCTTCATCCAGCTCATGCAGCAGCTGCCCCAGGAGCGCCTCATCATCGCCGTCACCGCCGTCGCCGCGGCCGAGACCGCGGTCCGCCTCGCGGTCGACTACGCCAAGGAGCGCGAGGCGTTCGGCAAGCCCATCCTGAAGTTCCAGAACCTCCGCTTCGAGCTGGCCGAGTGCAAGACCGAGGCCCTGGCGGCCCGGACCCTCCTGGACCACTGCATCTCCCTGCATCTGGAGGGCAAGCTGGATCCGGCCACGGCGTCGATGGCCAAGTACTTCTGCACCGACAAGCAGTGCGAGATCATCGACCGCTGCCTGCAGGTCTTCGGCGGCTACGGGTTCATGACCGAGTACCCGATCGCCCGGATGTACGCCTCCGCCCGCGTGCAGAAGATCTACGGCGGGACCAACGAGATCATGAAGGAGCTGATCTCCCGGACCCTCTGA
- a CDS encoding TetR/AcrR family transcriptional regulator, translated as MAGTTADRGGAAEGDLTARARIRYAALALYAEYGEDRVSMRRVAAEVGVTIGLIQHHFGTKDGLRRAVDDLVVERVVGALATVEHTGTPAEVVEARNVAVREMLRQNPQLVSYLNRALLEPDGRGAPLLEAIVDLTTREIEGLRRGGLASTRASDKVQVVRTLVDQVGEVFLRPVVEAIWAHIGGDPGECPSIRITVEGH; from the coding sequence ATGGCCGGGACCACAGCCGACCGCGGCGGTGCCGCCGAGGGGGACCTCACCGCGCGGGCGCGGATCCGCTACGCCGCACTGGCCCTGTACGCCGAGTACGGCGAGGACCGGGTCTCGATGCGTCGGGTCGCCGCCGAGGTCGGGGTGACCATCGGCCTGATCCAGCATCATTTCGGCACCAAGGACGGCCTGCGCCGCGCCGTCGACGACCTCGTGGTGGAGCGGGTCGTCGGGGCGCTGGCGACGGTGGAACACACCGGGACGCCGGCGGAGGTGGTGGAGGCCAGGAACGTCGCGGTCCGCGAGATGCTCCGGCAGAACCCGCAGCTCGTGAGCTACCTCAACCGGGCCCTGTTGGAACCCGACGGTCGCGGGGCACCGTTGCTGGAGGCGATCGTCGACCTCACCACCAGGGAGATCGAGGGCCTGCGGCGAGGGGGTCTGGCCTCCACCAGGGCCTCGGACAAGGTGCAGGTGGTCCGTACGCTCGTCGACCAGGTGGGGGAGGTGTTCCTCCGGCCCGTGGTCGAGGCCATCTGGGCCCACATCGGTGGGGATCCGGGCGAGTGCCCGTCGATCCGGATCACGGTCGAGGGTCACTGA
- a CDS encoding peptidase S1: MRFTGLAKLAVTAVMAGATALAAPAAAQAAVPVAGGTPVLVNGVAGCTLTAAGYDATGAPVAFTAAHCSDRINSPVFLRSDPGAGVIGTVATRNEILDYSVIRLDPGTAVPVRQPGVSGRGPAPEFGDVVCKDGLSTGHTCGITWQRDGAKFWSQACAGYGDSGGPVTRDGRLVGLLSGGHMPPNAGPIGSVGPLLPSCFHAAQSPFFLPALAYSFDAIVTDATDRNWPGRGFRMA, translated from the coding sequence ATGAGGTTCACCGGCCTGGCCAAGCTCGCCGTGACCGCTGTGATGGCCGGTGCGACCGCACTCGCGGCCCCCGCCGCCGCCCAGGCCGCGGTCCCGGTCGCCGGCGGCACCCCGGTGCTGGTCAACGGAGTGGCCGGGTGCACCCTCACCGCCGCCGGGTATGACGCCACCGGAGCCCCGGTGGCCTTCACGGCCGCCCACTGCAGCGACCGGATCAACTCCCCGGTCTTCCTCCGGAGCGACCCGGGAGCCGGGGTGATCGGCACCGTCGCGACGCGTAACGAGATCCTCGACTACTCGGTGATCCGGCTCGACCCGGGTACCGCGGTCCCCGTCCGCCAGCCCGGGGTCAGCGGGCGCGGTCCCGCCCCTGAGTTCGGTGACGTCGTGTGCAAGGACGGGTTGTCCACGGGGCACACCTGTGGCATCACGTGGCAGCGCGACGGCGCGAAGTTCTGGAGCCAGGCCTGCGCGGGATACGGGGACTCCGGTGGTCCGGTGACCCGCGACGGTCGCCTGGTGGGACTGCTGTCCGGTGGGCACATGCCTCCGAACGCCGGGCCCATCGGCAGCGTCGGTCCACTCCTGCCGTCCTGCTTCCACGCCGCGCAGTCGCCCTTCTTCCTCCCGGCGCTGGCGTACTCGTTCGATGCGATCGTGACCGATGCGACCGACCGCAACTGGCCCGGTCGCGGTTTCCGGATGGCCTGA
- a CDS encoding GAF domain-containing protein has protein sequence MSPDDDVPLFRAPMRSRDDRVPDGGGVERGLRLGLCGMGGRLEGPSPSSLAEAVDAAAAQHDSRLARRIERFADVPDGVYVWTRDVDGHYWLGRLAGPWRYDASDEAHSVDLVHVRECTWRSEPTDRSSVPDAVLATFARGGRNWQRIRSEAGAAESAELWAR, from the coding sequence ATGTCCCCTGACGACGACGTCCCCCTCTTCCGGGCCCCGATGCGGTCGCGGGACGACCGGGTGCCCGACGGTGGCGGAGTCGAGCGCGGCCTGCGCCTCGGCCTCTGCGGCATGGGAGGGCGCCTCGAGGGGCCGTCACCGTCGTCGCTCGCCGAAGCGGTCGACGCCGCCGCGGCGCAGCACGACTCCAGGTTGGCCCGCCGGATCGAGCGGTTCGCCGACGTCCCCGACGGCGTCTACGTCTGGACCCGGGACGTCGACGGCCACTACTGGCTCGGGCGTCTCGCGGGGCCGTGGCGCTACGACGCCTCAGACGAGGCGCACTCGGTGGACCTGGTGCACGTCCGTGAGTGCACGTGGCGATCCGAACCGACAGACCGGTCGAGCGTCCCCGACGCCGTCCTGGCCACCTTCGCGCGCGGTGGCCGCAACTGGCAACGCATCCGGTCTGAGGCGGGCGCCGCCGAGTCCGCCGAACTGTGGGCGAGGTGA
- a CDS encoding acyl-CoA dehydrogenase family protein: MINLELPKRLEAGANQARQVATQIFRPVSRKYDLAEHEYPVELDTLKAMMEAMEDAGQAASGATMGSGGAPRREGVSNGGNMKSLLNIIETCWGDVGLTLSIPRQGLGNSAIAAVANDEQMERFGRVWASMAITEPEFGSDSAAVSTTARLDGDEYVINGTKIYITSGARADHIVVWATLDKSKGRAAIKSFVVPREHPGVNVDRLEHKLGIRASDTAQITFDNCRVPKENLLGDPEVRVDKGFAGAMQTFDNTRPLVAGMAVGVARAALEEIRALLEEAGLEIDYDRPATSQPAAVAKYLELEADWESAYLLTLRAAWMADNKMPNTKEASMCKAKAGRTGSAVTLGAVELAGSYGYSERSFLEKWSRDSKILDIFEGTQQIQQLVIARRLLDLSSAELK, from the coding sequence ATGATCAACCTCGAACTCCCCAAGCGGCTCGAGGCGGGCGCCAACCAGGCCCGCCAGGTCGCCACCCAGATCTTCCGTCCCGTGTCCCGCAAGTACGACCTCGCGGAGCACGAGTACCCCGTCGAGCTCGACACTCTCAAGGCCATGATGGAGGCCATGGAGGACGCCGGGCAGGCCGCCTCCGGTGCCACCATGGGGTCGGGCGGCGCGCCGCGTCGCGAGGGCGTGTCCAACGGCGGCAACATGAAGTCGCTCCTCAACATCATCGAGACGTGCTGGGGGGACGTCGGACTCACCCTGTCGATCCCGCGCCAGGGCCTGGGCAACTCCGCGATCGCCGCGGTCGCCAACGACGAGCAGATGGAGAGGTTCGGACGGGTCTGGGCCTCCATGGCGATCACCGAGCCCGAGTTCGGTTCCGACTCCGCCGCGGTGTCCACCACCGCCCGGTTGGACGGCGACGAGTACGTGATCAACGGCACCAAGATCTACATCACGTCCGGTGCCCGGGCCGACCACATCGTCGTGTGGGCGACCCTCGACAAGAGCAAGGGCCGCGCGGCCATCAAGTCCTTCGTCGTGCCGCGCGAGCACCCCGGTGTGAACGTGGACCGGCTGGAGCACAAGCTCGGCATCCGCGCCTCCGACACCGCACAGATCACCTTCGACAACTGCCGGGTCCCCAAGGAGAACCTCCTGGGCGATCCCGAGGTCCGGGTGGACAAGGGCTTCGCCGGCGCCATGCAGACGTTCGACAACACCCGCCCGCTCGTGGCGGGGATGGCGGTCGGCGTCGCACGTGCCGCACTGGAGGAGATCCGGGCGCTGCTCGAGGAGGCCGGGCTGGAGATCGACTACGACCGGCCCGCGACCAGCCAGCCCGCCGCGGTGGCCAAGTACCTCGAGCTCGAGGCCGACTGGGAGTCCGCGTATCTGCTCACCCTGCGGGCGGCGTGGATGGCCGACAACAAGATGCCCAACACCAAGGAGGCGTCGATGTGCAAGGCCAAGGCCGGGCGCACCGGCTCCGCCGTGACCCTGGGCGCGGTCGAGCTGGCCGGCAGCTACGGCTACTCCGAGCGCAGTTTCCTGGAGAAGTGGTCACGCGACTCCAAGATCCTCGACATCTTCGAGGGCACCCAGCAGATCCAGCAGCTGGTGATCGCGCGGCGACTGCTCGACCTGTCCAGCGCCGAGCTGAAGTGA
- a CDS encoding acyl-CoA dehydrogenase family protein yields MMSKNSTSPSTTGRAETSTPGKNPTRIDAIGAAMRALTTITGSEFAERFNLRHKVDRVTYEATKTGFKTLGAATKSFKKVSGSGAPKRLPDADSGSRPDLFDLTLDDDQQMIVETVRDFATEVMRPAAHDADHAAEAPASLLERSAEIGATMLNVPEEFEGIASERGVVTNSLVAEALAYGDMGLALPILAPSGVATTLTQFGSDAQQKSYLPAFASEKTPAAAVVVAEPRPLFDPFELTTTATRGPGGFTLNGIKSMVPTAGSAELFVIAASLDGAPTLFVVESDTEGLVVEADPSMGLRAAGLGRLVLTDVSLPSDAVLGGPDSSPEDRAATYADVIRLSRLGWASLAVGTSHAVLDYVTPYVKERQAFGEPIAHRQAVAFAVADMATELDGMRLVTWRGASRAEQGLPFAREAALARKIAADKGMRIGLDGVQLLGGHGFTKEHPVERWYRDLRAVGVAEGVVVL; encoded by the coding sequence ATGATGAGCAAGAATTCGACGTCCCCGTCCACGACCGGACGCGCGGAGACCTCCACTCCGGGCAAGAACCCCACGAGGATCGACGCCATCGGAGCCGCCATGCGCGCGCTCACGACGATCACCGGGTCGGAGTTCGCCGAGCGCTTCAACCTGCGCCACAAGGTCGACCGGGTCACCTACGAGGCCACCAAGACCGGCTTCAAGACCCTCGGCGCCGCCACCAAGTCCTTCAAGAAGGTCTCCGGATCCGGCGCGCCCAAGCGCCTGCCGGACGCCGACTCCGGGTCGAGGCCCGACCTCTTCGACCTCACCCTCGACGACGACCAGCAGATGATCGTCGAGACGGTCCGGGACTTCGCCACCGAGGTCATGCGGCCGGCCGCCCACGACGCCGACCACGCCGCCGAGGCCCCGGCCTCGCTGCTGGAGCGCTCCGCCGAGATCGGCGCCACCATGCTCAACGTGCCCGAGGAGTTCGAGGGCATCGCCTCCGAGCGCGGAGTGGTGACCAACTCCCTGGTCGCCGAGGCGCTGGCGTACGGCGACATGGGGCTGGCCCTGCCGATCCTGGCGCCCTCCGGAGTCGCCACCACCCTGACCCAGTTCGGGTCCGACGCGCAGCAGAAGAGCTATCTTCCGGCCTTCGCCTCCGAGAAGACCCCGGCGGCCGCCGTGGTGGTGGCCGAGCCCCGCCCGCTCTTCGACCCGTTCGAGCTCACGACCACCGCGACCCGCGGGCCGGGAGGCTTCACGCTCAACGGCATCAAGTCGATGGTGCCCACCGCCGGCAGCGCGGAGCTCTTCGTCATCGCGGCCTCCCTCGACGGCGCCCCGACGCTCTTCGTGGTCGAGTCCGACACCGAGGGCCTCGTGGTCGAGGCGGACCCGTCCATGGGCCTGCGAGCCGCGGGCCTGGGACGCCTCGTCCTGACCGACGTCTCGCTGCCCTCCGATGCCGTCTTGGGTGGCCCCGACTCCTCCCCCGAGGACCGGGCCGCCACCTACGCCGACGTCATCCGCCTGTCCCGCCTGGGTTGGGCCTCACTCGCCGTGGGCACCTCGCACGCGGTCCTCGACTACGTGACCCCGTACGTCAAGGAGCGCCAGGCGTTCGGCGAGCCCATCGCCCACCGCCAGGCGGTCGCCTTCGCCGTCGCCGACATGGCCACCGAACTCGACGGCATGCGCCTGGTCACCTGGCGTGGGGCGTCCCGCGCCGAGCAGGGACTCCCCTTCGCCCGCGAGGCCGCACTGGCCCGCAAGATCGCCGCCGACAAGGGCATGAGGATCGGGCTCGACGGCGTCCAGCTGCTCGGTGGCCACGGGTTCACCAAGGAACACCCCGTCGAGCGCTGGTACCGCGACCTGCGCGCCGTGGGCGTGGCCGAGGGAGTGGTGGTCCTGTGA
- a CDS encoding inositol monophosphatase: protein MPPETRHRRHPSDESVTAIADEDLAARLVVDAGTLARRLRDDGLDVHHKTSVSDVVTEADRAAEHQITTLLAAHRPEDGVLGEEGTLVQGSHERRWVVDPVDGTYNFVSGSDYWCSAVAVTGPDDYLLGAVHRPVTGETFVGGSDVPTRRNGVPVTRLTPGALAAGSLATYLHPPFFADPDLADPFHRVSRGAATIRMLGSGSVDLAAVACGVHSVWCQHSCPEWDWLPGRALVEGAGGLCATVEVNGYDWFVAGRPGAVEDAVALLRG, encoded by the coding sequence ATGCCCCCTGAGACCCGCCACCGGCGGCACCCCTCCGACGAGTCCGTCACGGCGATCGCGGACGAGGATCTGGCCGCCCGGCTCGTCGTCGACGCCGGGACCCTGGCGCGCCGTCTCCGTGACGACGGACTGGATGTGCACCACAAGACCTCGGTGTCCGACGTGGTCACCGAGGCGGACAGGGCCGCCGAACACCAGATCACCACGCTCCTGGCCGCCCACCGGCCCGAGGACGGGGTCCTCGGCGAGGAGGGGACCCTCGTCCAGGGGAGCCACGAGCGCAGGTGGGTCGTCGACCCCGTCGACGGGACGTACAACTTCGTCAGCGGTTCCGACTACTGGTGCTCGGCCGTCGCGGTGACCGGCCCGGACGACTACCTCCTGGGGGCCGTCCACCGCCCCGTCACCGGAGAGACCTTCGTCGGGGGTTCGGACGTCCCCACCCGCCGCAACGGCGTCCCGGTGACCCGCCTCACCCCCGGTGCGTTGGCCGCCGGGAGCCTGGCCACCTATCTGCACCCGCCGTTCTTCGCCGACCCCGACCTCGCCGATCCCTTCCACCGCGTCAGCCGGGGCGCGGCGACCATCCGGATGCTCGGTTCGGGTTCGGTCGACCTCGCGGCGGTGGCCTGCGGCGTCCACTCTGTGTGGTGCCAGCACTCGTGCCCGGAGTGGGACTGGCTCCCCGGGCGGGCGCTCGTCGAGGGCGCCGGCGGGCTCTGCGCGACCGTCGAGGTGAACGGTTACGACTGGTTCGTGGCGGGCCGTCCCGGGGCCGTCGAGGACGCGGTAGCGCTTCTCCGGGGCTGA